The following nucleotide sequence is from Takifugu flavidus isolate HTHZ2018 chromosome 4, ASM371156v2, whole genome shotgun sequence.
GCGTCAATATAAAAAAACTTGGTTCAAAAGTGAATTGCAAAGAGATCTGGGATCTTTGACGAGTAGGATGACAGCAGGATGCTATTCAAGACAGCTGCACAAGTCTCTGTCGGACCTGAGTTCTGGTAAGTGCTCTTCTTTCACAGAGGCAATGCAGTAACACATCCAGAGGAAGGCTGGAGGGTGTAGAGGAGGGGCCTTCCTGCACCTGTTTGTTTCAGGGAAAAGAAGATGAACTTGGATTGTCAGGGACTTAGATCAGGACATCTGTGAGACGGATggtttcctcctccatcccttccACATCTTCAACAGTTTTTTGGAGCTGTACGACACCGTCTTCCACAAGCCTGAACCAGGTCACACAATGAAAACACATGTTAATAGTAGCTACTAAAGAGCGGTTTCTTTCAAAATACTCATCACAGATGTCTAAACTGCCACTATCATTAATTATTAGGCCCCATCCTTCCAGCCTCAGACCACTTACTGATGTAAATAATGGTGATAAAACTCTGTTACTATCTACAGAACCAAGGCACACGGGAAATTCGTTTTCAAATTGGTCAGGGCTgctttctgtaaaaaaaaaaaattgatacATACAGTACCTAGCTTACTTCTGATAGAGAGCTCTTCTGTTATACACTCATGCTAAAATATCATTCTAGCTTGCAACTTTATTTATAGTGTCTCATTATGTGGCAATTTTAAATTTCCTCTTTTATCTCCAGGTTGCTGATATGATTCATTTAATCCATTATGGATATATTATTTAGTAAGAAATCTCTCATCTAAATATTTCTGCGTCCATTATAATGCAGTTGTTGAACCACTGGAATAACTGTATGGAATCTTTGTACTCACCAGCTGTTGCAATGCCTTTGATGCTCTGTGTAATACTGGAAGATTTCACAATCGACGAAATACCTAAGAAACAAAATAACATTAAAGATTTTACCCCTTTCTAGTATGAATGCtacttttttaataaaatgatttcaCTTTCAATaaggaacaaaaacactccGCATTCATATAAATTGGCAAATGTGCTGAATATACATGGAATAGTTTCTTTGATCAACTGTGTGTTCTTCCATCTATCATTGGTCTTCTCTGGTCTGTATGTGTTCTTAGGAGCAGACCTTGCTGCACTACAGCGCCACAGTCTGGATCCTGAgcaacctgcagcaggatcTCCTCCACGTCTCGGTTCTTCCCTGGAGGATCCACCAGCTTTGTGATCTTCTGCTGCAGGGTCCGAGGCAGCGCCATCAACTGGATAAACTGGCCTTCGGGGCTTTTATCAACCTGCACGAGCACATCAAGGATAAATGTAGTTGAAACACTATCCATCTATCTACTACTGTTTCATCCTCTTAACATTTTATATTATatacattaatttatttttacagtttttttaaatggatacACAAATTTAAAGTGAAAGTGCAGATTtccatatttaatttaaaaggtTGCCAAAAACATGGTTATTacatcaagaaaataaattatatcCATATTCTGACATTTTAGAACTGTTGGAAAGCAATAAACTGATTCATAGTCAGGTTAGGTCTCCCCCCATCATTTTacaaataaatgaagcaaatgaaAGATGGATCTCCTGTTTTGCTGGAAGTTTAACTGGAGCTATTGGGACAAGGTCCTGGCAGATATATGTAGATGTGGTGTGGCACTTCTAAGACAATAATTACACGCTTTTGTAATGTCAActatattttgtattttaccTCCAGTTTTCCCTGTTGGGGTTTGTAGACCACTTGAGGGCAGTCACGCAAGATGTTGCTGTACAGAATCCGGAAGTGCTGAATGTTGTCTTTGACAATATTGTGGACCTTAGATTTATCTTCTCCAATAACCATCCGGAAATCCCCTtaagcaaaacagaaaaaagtagCACAAGGGTCCCTTATCTGCTATGACATACTTTTAAAATACTGAACAATAAACCAACATGTACATGGTGGATATAATTTAAGTATTTGGATAAAGTTTAAAATGATCCATTTAGTGACGCAATAGTAGTTACCAGCATAAGAGAGACCAGCTATTTGGAGGAAGAGGTCTTCCTCACTGAAGCTCTCTGGCAACATGAGGAAGGATGCCGTCACAGCACTTTTTAGGTTGGACACTAAAGCATCGCGGAGCTTTGCATTTTCATT
It contains:
- the tamm41 gene encoding phosphatidate cytidylyltransferase, mitochondrial gives rise to the protein MLVQNENAKLRDALVSNLKSAVTASFLMLPESFSEEDLFLQIAGLSYAGDFRMVIGEDKSKVHNIVKDNIQHFRILYSNILRDCPQVVYKPQQGKLEVDKSPEGQFIQLMALPRTLQQKITKLVDPPGKNRDVEEILLQVAQDPDCGAVVQQGISSIVKSSSITQSIKGIATAGLWKTVSYSSKKLLKMWKGWRRKPSVSQMS